GGGGCGGCGTCTTCACCGTCGGCACCTTCGATGGCCGCAGCACTCAGAACCTCGCGGAGCGCAGCGGCGTGGACGTGGAGCGTGTCCGTGAGAGCTACTTCCGGCACGTGCGGCAACTGGAAGTGGGTGCCTGGACCCTCCCGCAGTTCTGGCAAGTGATGCAGCAGGAAACGGGCATCACCCTGCCCTACGCCGACTTCGAGGCCTTGTACCTGGGCAGCATCCGCGACAACCTCCCCATGTACACCACCCTCGCCGCCCTGCCCCGTGAGGTGCGGGTGGGCCTCCTCAGCAACAATTACCCGGTCGTCTGTGACCACCTGCGCCGCGACCCCCGCTTCGCCCGCTTCGACGCGCTGGTCTTCAGCAACGAGATTGGGCAGAAAAAGCCTCATCCCGACGCCTTCGCCGCGCTCGCAGACGCGATGGGCGTGCCCGCCTCCCAGGTCGCCTTCGTGGACGACGTGCAGGAGAACATCGACGCGGCGCAGGCGGCGGGCTTTCACGGTCTGCTCTACCACCACGACCACCATGCGACCTTCGAGCGCGAACTGGGGGCGTGGCTGGGTCTGCCAGTCGGCGCTTCCGGCTGAACTGGGGACCGACGCGACTTGATATGTGAGTCCATGTAGGACAACGTTTTTCTCCCTCTCCCCTTGCGGGTGACTCGTAGAGCCGCGAAGCGGACTTGTAAAGCTCCGCAGGAGAGGGCTGGAGAGAGGGGTGGCAGCCCAGCTTGCCCTCACGACATCCCAGTGCCACTTGCATTTCCACCCATCACAGGGGCTTTCGCGTAAGCCCTGAACGCCCCCGCGCCCCCAGCCCCCCGGTGGGCGCCTCGCTTTGGCCGTAGTGGTGTACCCGCCAAAGTGGTGTACCCCGCTGTCCCACGAGTACACCATCTCTGAAGTGAGGCTGCCTCACCCACAATGACCTCACTCAACACCGAGGCCGCGAGCCTCAACCGAAATCTCCCCGCACCTGCCCCCCGGGCAGGCCAGCCTCTCACACCCCCGAAGGAGCCGACCATGACCCCCACCCCCCGCACCCACGCCGAGATTCTGGAAAAGACCTGGAAGACCGAGGAACGCTGGCAGGGCATCCAGCGCAACTACTCCGCCGACGAGGTGGTGAGGTTGCGCGGCAGCCTGCCCATCGAACACACCCTCGCCAAACACGGCGCGCAGAAGCTGTGGCGGCTGATGAAGGAAGAACCCTTCGTGAACGCGCTGGGCGCGCTGACCGGCAACCAGGCGATGCAGCAGGTGAAGGCGGGCCTCAAGGCCATCTACCTCAGCGGCTGGCAGGTCGCGGGCGACGCCAACAACGCCGGGCAGATGTACCCTGACCAGAGCCTTTACCCGGCTTCTTCGGTGCCCGACGTGGTCAAGCGCATCAACAACACCTTGCGCCGCGCCGACCAGATTCAGCACGCGGAGGGCAAGGACGACATCGACTACTTCGTGCCCATCGTGGCCGACGCGGAAGCGGGCTTCGGCGGTCCCCTGAACGCCTTTGAACTCATGAAGGCGATGATCGAGGCGGGTGCGGCGGGCGTCCACTTCGAGGACCAGCTCGCCTCCGAGAAGAAGTGCGGCCACCTGGGCGGCAAGGTGCTGGTGCCCACCTCCCAGTTCATCCGGACCCTGAACGCCGCGCGCCTCGCCGCCGACGTGTCCGGTGTCCCCACCGTCCTGATCGCCCGCACCGACGCCGACGCCGCCAACCTGCTCACCAGCGACATCGACGACAACGACAAGCCCTTCACGACCGGCGAACGCACCCCCGAGGGCTTCTTCTACGTCCGCCCCGGCATCGAGCAGGCGATCAGCCGCGCCCTGGCCTACGCCCCCTACGCCGACGTGATCTGGTGCGAGACGAGCGTGCCCAACCTGGAAGACGCCCGCCGCTTTGCGGAAGCCGTCCACGCCAAGTTCCCCGGCAAGTTGCTGGCCTACAACTGCTCGCCCAGCTTCAACTGGAAGAAGAATCTGGACGACGAGACGATTGCCAAGTTCCAGCGCGAACTCGGCGCGATGGGCTACAAGTTCCAGTTCATCACGCTGGCGGGCTTCCACAGCCTCAACTACTCGATGTTCGAGCTGGCCTACGGCTACGCGCGCAGCCAGATGAGCGCCTTCGTGGAGCTTCAGGAAAAGGAATTCGCCGCGCAGGACCGGGGCTTCACCGCCGTCAAGCACCAGCGCGAGGTGGGGACGGGCTACTTCGACCTCGTCAGTACGGCGGCGGGTGGCGGCCAGAGCAGCACCACCGCGCTGGCGGGCAGCACGGAAGCGCAGCAGTTCGGCAAGGGAGAGAAGGAGATGGTCGCTGCGCACGACTGAGCCGCAGCAGGTCATGACCGCCAAGGGAGGGGAGAGCCGAGAAGGGTTCTCCCCTCCCGGCGTTCGTCATGTCGCCGTCATTCGGCGTACATAGGCTGGGCCATGCTTGCGCTTCTGCTGGTTGCCGCCGCGTCCACCCTGCCTGTGCCGCCGACACCCCAGGTCGAAATCACGTTTCCGGACGCCGCCCCTGTCACCGTGACCGGGCCGGAGAACTCCGCGCAAAATGCCGAGTACCCCTGGACGCATCAGCAAACGCTGATGTCCCCCCGTGGGGACGCGGCCGCCGTGCGCTTTTGCTGGCAGATGAGCAAGTACGGCAGTTGTCAGGTTGACCTGGCCCGGCCCGGTCAGCCGGTGCTGGAACTGAAGAACAGCAACGTGACGCGCTTGCTCTGGACGGCGGACGGCAAGTACCTGATCGGGGCGGGCGAGAACACGGTGCGGCTGTGGAACCTGACGGGTGGCAGCAGGGCCGCCGTCCCCAGACCGTTTCTCGGCGGCAAGCAGCAGAGCGTCTCACACATCGGGCGGCTGTGGCTGAGAGACGGTGACCTGTGCGTGGCGATGAACAGCGAGGTCTTCGGTCCGAATGGTGGGTACGCCACCGGGCAATTGATGACCACTACCCGCTACGCCCTCCCCATCCTCAAGCCGCTGGAAATCGTCACCCTTCCCGCGCGTGAGGGACAGGAGGCTCCCTGCCACATGCCCCAGACCTAACCGTGAGCGCCATAGGGAAAAAAAGAGGCGGAATGCCGCCCCTTCCCCGCTCTGATGACCTTTGACTCTATTGAAAGATGCGTCCTCAACCGCAGCCGGGGCGCGTTTTGTTCTTCACCCGGAAGTGTTCGCCCTCTCCGGAGCCTCCTGCTAGGCTGAGCCTACTTTGCCGACGCCCGCGAGGAGCAAGACAGCCAGAGAGTTATGGGGAGAAGCATGAATCCGAAAAAGCAGAGCCTTCTCTCGTCCTGGCCTCTTGTCCTGTCCCTGCTCATCCTGCTGCACTTCATTGCCTCGCTGGTGGTCCACAGGGTCTACCACGCGGGAAGTGTGGCGGCGTCGCTGCTCCTGCTGCTGTATTTTGCGTCTGCCAGGGCTGAGAAGTAGTCTCTTCGCCTACTCCGTCCCCACCTCGTGCCCGTCGTCGCGCTGCTCCAGCCGGAAGCCGTGCGGCAGGAAGTCGCGCACGTAGCCGCTCACCACGTCGCCGTGCTGGTTCACGCAGACCACGCGGGCACCCGGCGCGAACTCGAACAGCACCTGACGGCAGGCCCCACACGGGCTGGCGGGCGGCGTGGCCTCCGAATACACCACGATATCGGTGAACTCGCGCCCTCCGGCGGTCGCCATCGCCTGCACGGCGCTCTGTTCGGCGCAGCGGCCCAGGCCGTAGCTGGCGTTCTCGACGTTGGCGCCGAAGTACACCCGGCCGTCCGGCGTTCTCAGGGCCGCGCCGACGCGGAACTTGCTGTAGGGGGCGTAGGCCTGTCTGAAGGCGGCCTTTGCGCCCTCCAGCAGTTGCGGATCGGGCGTGAGGTTCAGGGCGTTGGCAGCGGGGGCGGTCGGGCTACTCATGAACAGGGTCCTCCACGGGTTCCAGCGGGTCGGGCATGGGTGCACGCTCCACGCGGACGCGGGTGACGCGGCGCTGGTCGGCGTCCTCCACCGTGAAGGCCCAGCCGTTATAGACGAAGCTCTGGCCGATCTCCGGAATATCCCCGAAGTGGCTGGTCATGAAGCCCGACAGGGTGTCGTACTCGCCCTCGCCGTCCTCCAGGTTGGTGCCCAGGCGTTCTTCCACCTCACCGACGGTCAGGCTGGCGTCCATCAGGTAGATGCCCTCGCCCAGCACCTCGATCAGCGGCACCTCGTCCTCGTCGGTTTCGTCGTAGATCTCGCCCACGATCTCTTCCAGCGCGTCTTCCAGCGTGACCAGGCCCGCCGTACCGCCGAACTCGTCCACCACGATGCTCATATGCGATTTCTTGTCGCGCATCTTGGCCAGCAGGTCGTTGATCTTCATGCCCTCGGGCACGAAGTACACCGGGCGCATCACGTCCGCGATCATGGTTTCGTCGAGCTGGTCGAGGTGGCGCAGCATGTCGCTGGTGTGCGCGATGCCCACGATGTTGTCGGCGGTGTCCTGATACACCGGCACGCGCGAGTAGCCGTGTTCGGCGCTCAGTTCCAGCAACCGGCGCAGGGGGGCGGCCCCGTCCACCACCACCATGTCGATCCGCGGCGTCATCACCTCGCGCACGGTGGTGTCGGAGAGGTCGAAGACGTTATAGACGAGTTCCTTCTCCTCGTCCTCCAGCACGCCCTCCTGGCTGGAGGCGCTGACGATCATGCGGATTTCCTCTTCCGAATAGGCGGTGTGGTGCCCGGCGACAGCCTTGAGGCCCATCAGCCGCAGCACGAAGGCGCCCAGCCCGTTGAGGCCCAGGATCACCGGGCGGAAGATCGCCGTGAACAGCACCAGCGGGCGCACCAGCCTCAGGGCGAGCTGCTCGCTTTTCTGGAGGGCGGCCGACTTCGGTACCAGTTCGCCCAGCACGATATGCAGCGTGGTGGACAGGATAAACGCCAGCGCGAAGGCGGCGGGCTGCTGGTAGCTGGCGGGCAGGCCCGCGCGGTTGAACAGCGGCTCGGTCAGGTGTTCGATGGCCGGTTCGGCAATGAAACCGATCAGCAGGCTCATCATCGAGACGCCGAGCTGCACGGCGGCGATATAGAGGTCGAGGCGGCCCAGCACGCGCTGAACCATCCTGGCGGCCGCGTTGCCCTCCTCGACCAGTTGGTCGATTTTGGTGCGCCTTACGCTCACCAGCGCGTATTCGACGGCCACGAAGTACCCGTTGGCGAGCACCAGCAAGAGTAGCGAGGCTACCCGAATCCAATCATTCATCTGTTCGCGCGCTCCATCGCGCCCCGGCGTCCCGCAGGGCCCATGCTGCCCACCCCGCCCGCAGGAGGGCCAGGTGTCGGTCGCCGGAATCAGTTGTCTGCCACAGCAAAAAGCCCGCCCACAGACGGTCAGGGCCGGGCGTCAGGTCAGAGCCAGAACTGGGAGGCTCCATAGGCAAAAAGAAGTCTATCACAGGGAGGCGCACCGACTGGGGAGAGGGAACCTTTAGGCGGCCTTGAGGGGAGTGAGGAGGGTGAGCGGCTCAACCCAAGAAGCGCAGCAGCGGCGGTCCCAGCACCGCCAGGCCGACCAGCAACGCGCCGAGGCTGGCGACCAGCACCGCCCCCGCCGCCCCGTCCTTCGCGGCCTTTGCCAGGGGGTGAAAGCCGGGGCTGGCGAGGTCCACCACCGCTTCCAGCGCGGTGTTCACCAGTTCCAGACTCAACACCAGCGCGCAGGACAGCAGGATGGGGGCCAGGGGTGCGTGAAGCAGCAGCGCCAGCGTCACGGCGAGAACGCCCAGCCACACCTCGATCCGGAAGTTCGCCTGGGTGCGGTAAGCGTGGGCGATGCCTGACCACGCGAAACCTGCCGAACGCACCCAGCGGCGCAGCGAGAGGGCAGGGCCATCTGACCTCATACGCCTGGAGGCAAGGCGGCCTGCGCAGCGGCCCAGGCCTCGTGGAAGACCTGCCATTCCGGCCCGGTTGCCCCTTCCTCGAAGCCCAGGCCCTCCGCGTGCGGGTGGTCGTGCCCCACCAGATGCGTGAGGCCGTGGCTGGCGAGCAGCGCCACCTCGCGTGTGAGGGAATGCCCCCGCGCCGCCGCCTGCCGCCCCGCCGTGTCCAGACTGATGATGATGTCCCCCAGGTGCGGCGGCATGAAGGGGTCCCCCGGCTCCCAGGTGGGAAAACTCAGCACGTCGGTGGGGGCGTCCTCGCCCCAGTGTTCGCGCTTGAGGGCGCGGATGGCCCGGTCACCCACCAGCACCACCGTCACCTCGCGGTCCTCCACGCCGAAATGCCGCATGGCCGCCTCCAGACTGGCGCGCAGGGCGGGCCGCAGACCAGCGGGCGGGGTCTTGCGGGCAATGAGGTCGATCACGGGAACAGGATAGGGCAGAGTGCAAAAAAGCAGAGGCAGAGGCCGCTCCGGCGCTCTGCCCTCTGCTCCCGGCTCCGGGCCTACCTGTCCCCTTCGGCCTCCGGGATACTGGCGAACTCGCCCCGGCGGGCGGCCCGCTTGTCCTGCTCGGCGTCCTCGGCGGCCTCGTAGGCCCTGATGATCTTGCCCACCAGCGGGTGACGGACCACGTCCACGTCGGTGAACTCGTGCCAGGCGATGCCCTCGATGCGGCTCAGGACGCGCTTGGCAACGGCCAGACCGCTGGTCACGTGGCGGGGCAGGTCGATCTGGGTCACGTCGCCGGTCACCACGACCTTGCTGGAAAAGCCCATGCGCGTGAGGAACATCTTCATCTGCTCGCCGGTGGTGTTCTGCGCCTCGTCGAGGATGACGAAGGCATCATTCAACGTGCGCCCGCGCATAAACGCCAGCGGCGCCACCTCGATCACCCCGCTCGTCAGGTACGACTCGAACTTCTCCTGGTCGAGCATGTCGTACAGCGCGTCGTAGAGGGGGCGCAGGTAGGGGTCGATCTTGGCCTGGAGGTCGCCGGGCAGGAAGCCCAGGCGTTCGCCCGCCTCCACCGCCGGGCGGGTCAGGATGATGCGCTTGACCTTCTTGGCCTTGAGGGCCTGCACGGCCATCGCCACGGCCAGGTAGGTCTTGCCTGTCCCGGCGGGGCCGACGCCGAAGGTGATGTCGGAATTCTCGATCTTTTCGAGATAGGTCTTCTGGCCGGGCGTCTTGGGCTTCAGGCCGCGCGGCAGGCTCAGGCCGCTGACCTGCGTTTCCTGGGCCAGGCTGCGGCCCTCGCCACTCAGGCGGGCGCTGCGGAGCAGGCTCTCGGGGGTCAGTTCGCCGCCCGTTCTGACCACGTCCAGCGCGTCGCGCACCATGCGTTCGGCGGCCTGCACGTCGGCCTGCTCCCCGGTGATCGTGACGGTTTCACCCCGCGCGATGATCTTGGCGGGCGTCAGCTCGCGCATCCGCCGCAGGTTGGCGTCACCCGCGCCCAGCAGGGCGAAGGCTTCACGCTGGTTGCTGAGCTGCACCGTGGCGGTGTTGCCTGCAGCGGGAGAGGAGGTGGGGGTGGGCTGACCGGGGGTACGCTCTGTCAATGTGGCTCCTGTCGGGTGTGTCTCCGTGCGCCAAAACGCACTCTCCCCCCAGCGGTTCTCTGGCGGGAGTCAGGAAAGGAAAGAGGCATTCGGACCCTCATATTTTCTGGCGTTCGGGCCGGGGGAGACGTGGGGCGAGGCACAATCTCCTGCCCACCGGGTCAAGGTTCAGGAAAGGGTAAAGTGCCGGGCCGCCGTTGCCGACGCGCCGGAGGCTTGCGGGCCAGAGCGGGACAGTAGACTTGACCGCGTGAACGACGGCCAGACCTCCTCCCGCAGTTCGGCTTCCAGCCTGCTGCGTGCCTTTCTCTACGCCGACCCCGCCGCGCATTCCCTGTCCCCGGCCATGCACCGCGCGGCCTTTGCCTGGGCGGGTCTGCGTGGCGATTACGAGGCGCGGCGCGTGCCCCCGGCCGAGCTGCCCGCCGCCCTGGCACAGTTGCGGGAGCCGGGCGTGCTGGGCGCCAACCTCAGTCTCCCGCACAAGGAGGCGGCGCTGGCTTATCTGGACGACCTCTCGGCGGCGGCGCGGGCCATCGGGGCGGTGAACACGGTGGTGAACCGGGAGGGAAGACTGTTCGGAGACAACACGGACGCGCCGGGTCTGTTTGACGCCTTGCTTGATCTCGGGGCGGGGAGGACGGGCGACCGGGAAATGGAGGGCCCGGTCGTGGTCCTGGGGGCCGGGGGCGCCGCCCGCGCAGCGGTCTACACGGCACTGATCTTGCTCGAACGCGACGTGTTCATCGTCAACCGGACGCGGGCGCGGGCGGAGGAGCTGGCGGCCTTCTGGCAGAATGGGGACGCTGAGGGTCAGGCCTGGGCGGCTGACCTCTCTGAGATTCCCTGGTCAAAGGTCCGCCTGATCGTCAACGCCTCCAGCGCGGGCCTCTCCAATCCCGCTGAAACGCCCCTCCCCGGCTTCGACTTCGCGGCCCTGGCCCCCGGTGCCCTGTTCTACGACATGGTCTACAAGCCCCGCGAGACGCGACTGATGCGGGACGCCCGGGCCGCCGGGGTACGCGCCGAGAACGGCCTGGGGATGCTGGCGCACCAGGCCCGGCTGGCCTTTCTGGCCTGGACGGGGGCGGACGTGCCGGTGGGCGTCTTTCTGGGCGCGCTGGAGGAGCGGTGTTGATGCGGTCCCTGCCCCGCCACCGCCGGATTCCCCTGGCCGTGCTGGTGCTGGTGCTGGCCCTGAGCGTGGGGGCGGCCCTGCTGCTCAACCGCTTCGTGGTGGCCCAGCAGAATGCGCGTTTCGACCGCGAGGTGAACGCCGCCACCTCCAGTCTCCGCAACCGCCTGAACGACTACGAGAACCTCCTGCGGGGGGTCCGGGCCTTCTGGAACGTGCGGGGTGATCCGGGTCAGGCGGCCTTTGGCGCCTACGTCGCCAACCTCGACCTGAACCGCCGTTATCCGGGGGTGCTGGCGGTCGGGTTTGTCCGCTGGGGGCCGGGGGGGCAGCCAAGCGCCGTCATTGACCGGATCGCCCCGCTGGACGCCGTCAACCGCGCCGCGCTGGGCTTCGACATGATGAGTGAACCCTGCCGCCGGGAGGGCATCTTGCGGGCACGCGCCAGCCAGAGCGCCCAGATCAGTTGTCAGGTGTCCCTGGTGCAGCGCGGGCCGGACGGGCAGCGGCTGCCGGGCATGCTCCTGTTCCTGCCGGTGCGCGAGGGCGGCGTGGTCTATCTCGCGCTGCGGACCGATCAATTTCTGTCGAGTCTGACGCCCCCGGACGCGATGCCCGGCGTCACGCTGCGGACCCTGCTGAACGGTCAGGCCCTGGGCCGTTCCGGTCCCGCCGCAGAGCCCGCCTCGCAGGCCACCTTCAGTGAACGCACCCGCCTGGATGCGGCCGGTGCGGCGTGGGGGCTGGAGTTCAGCGCGCCCGCCAGCTTTGGCCGCGACGTGGTCACGGATGTCCCCATCGTGGTGCTGATGGCGGGGCTGCTGGTGGCGGGCCTGGCCTTTTTGCTGACCCAGGCCCAGGTCCAGGCCCGCGAACGCGCCGAGGAGGCCACCCGCATCCTAGGGCAGTCGCGCGCCCGCCTGGAGCGCTCTCGCGCCGAGTTCGAGGCGATCTTCCACGCGATTCTGGACGCGGCGGCCTTCACCGACCCGGCGGGCCGCGTGCAGCGGGTCAACCGCGCCCTGGAGCAGCAGTTCGGCTACGCCCCCGGCGAACTGGAGGGCCAGGAACTGGGCCGCCTGCACCTCGACCGGCGGCTGGAGGGCCGCGCCACCTTCGACCTGATCACCACGCCCTACCGCCGCGCGGACGGCAGCGTCTTCTCCGGCGAGGCCCAGCGCAGCGAGGTGGTGGGGCCCCACGGCGAGGTGCTGGGGCTGCTGGAGGTCGTGCGTGACGTGACGGACCGCCTGGAGGCCGAGCGGGCCGTGCAGGCCGGGGAGCGCCGCTCGCGGGCGGTGCTGGACGCCATCCCGCACATGCTGTGGGTGAGTGACCCGCAGGGGGAGGTGACCTACGTCAACGCGCAGCACCGCGAGCGGCTGGGGGGCGAGCAGGTGCGCGAACGGGTCCACCCGGAGGACCGGGCGACCTACGAGCGGCTGTGGGCGGACGCCTACGCGACCGGCGCGCGGACCCAGTGCGAGGTGCGGCTGCTGGTGGGCCAGGGGGACAGCGCCCGCTGGTTCGTGCTGCGCGTCGCGCCGATCCGCGACGAGCAGGCCAGCGTGGCCGAGTGGGTGGCAAGCGCCACCGACATCCACGACCGCGTGGTGGCCGAGCGGCTGGCGCAGCGCAGCGAGGAACGCTACCGGGGCGTGCTGGAGGGGCTGCCGCAGATCGTGTGGCTGACCGATCCGCAGGGCCACCCCACCTACTTCAACCGCCGCTGGGAGGAGTACGTGGGCGTGGACCGCGCCGATTCCGGCTTCCTGAGCCTGGTCCACCCGGAAGACCGCCCCGAGTACCAGGCCCGCTGGGCCGCCGCCGTGAAGGTCCAGCGGCCCTTCGAGGCCGAGCACCGCCTGCTGGGCGAGGACGGCCGCTACCGCACCTTCGTCACGCGCGGCCTGCCGGTGCGCGCGGTGCAGGGGCAGGTGCTGGAGTGGGTGGGCACCAGCACCGACGTGGACGACCAGGTGTACGCCGAGGCGGCTGCCCGCCTGCTGGCCGACGTGTCCGAGCAGCTCTCCGCCCGCGCGGACGACCCGCTGGCGTCGCGGGAGGCCCACGCCCAGGCGGCGCTCGACCTGATCACGCAGCGGCTGGCCGAGAGTGCCGGGCTGTGGGGCACCCCGCCCGGGCTGGCGCTGCTGGCGACCTCCCGCCTCGACCTTCAGCGCGTGTCGTCCGCCGCGCGGGAGACGACCCGTCAGGCGCTGGAGCAGGTCGTGCGGAGCGAGGACCCGCTCTTCGCCCACGCGGCGGCCTACCCGCTGCTGCACGAGGTGAACGCGACCGGCGCGGTCCTGTACCCCCTGATCGGCCGCGACGGGGCCATGCGCGGCGTGCTGGGCCTCACCTACCGCCAGGCCCCCACCGACCGCGACCACGACCTCGCGCACGAACTTGCCAAACGCTTCGCCACCGCCCTCGACAACGACGCGCTGCGCATCCAGGCCGAGGCGGCGCAGGCGGACCTCCAGGCGCTCAACCAGTCGCTGGAGGAACGGGTGCAGCAGCGCACGCTGGAGTTGCAGGACGCCAACCGCGAGCTGGAAGCCTTCAGCTACAGCGTCTCCCACGACCTACGGACGCCGCTGCGGCACATCGTCGGCTTCGGGGACCTGCTGCGCAAGGACGCCTCGGGCCAGCTCTCCGCCAAGGGCGAACGCTACCTCGCGGTGATCACCGACGCGGCGGGCCGCATGAGCCAGCTGATCGACGACCTCTTGGAGTTCTCGCGGATGGGCCGCCAGGAACTGCGGCGCGGCCCGGTGGACCTGGGGGCGCTGCTGCGCGAGGTGTGGCAGAACCTCGAACCCGACCGCGCGGGCCGCGACGTGACCGCCCAGATCGGCCCGCTGCCGACCGTGCAGGGGGACCCGGCGCTGCTCACCCTGGTGTTTACCAACCTGCTCTCTAACGCCATCAAGTACACCCGGACCCGCGAACAGGCCCACATCGAGGTGACCGCGCGGGAAAGCGCGCAGGAGGTGACCGTCACCGTCCGTGACAACGGCGTGGGCTTCGATCCCAAGTACACGGATAAACTGTTTGGCGTGTTTCAACGCCTGCACCGCGCCGAGGAGTTCGAGGGGACCGGCATCGGCCTCGCGAATGTCCGCCGCATCGTGACCCGTCACGGCGGCCGGGTGCGTGCCGAGGGGGTTCCCGGTGAGGGCGCCGCCTTCCACGTGACCCTGCCCCGCACGCTGCTCCTGGATGGAGGGTCCCCGTGACCGCCCCCGGCCCCACCGACCACGCCCTGCCCGAAGCCGGACAGCCCCTGCGCATCCTGCACCTGGAGGACAACGAACTCGACCACGAACTCGTGGCCCTCAGCCTGGACGGCGACCTGCCCTGGCCGGTGGAGATCGAGCGCGTGGAGGACGAGGATGCCTTTTTGCACGCCCTGGACACGCACCGCCCGCACCTGGTCCTCAGCGACTACGCGCTGCCCAGCTACGACGGCCTGAGCGCCTTCCGGGCCGCCCATGCCCGCGCCCCGCACCTGCCCTTTATCATCGTGACCGGCGCGATGGGCGAGGAGGTCGCGGTGGACACGCTGCGCCAGGGCGTCACCGACTACATCCTCAAGCAGCGCCTGGAGCGCCTGGCCCCCAGCGTGAAGCGCGCCATCGCCGAGGCCGACGCCCGCGACCGCCGCGAGCGTGCCGAGCAGGAGGTGCGCCAGCTCAACCTCTCCCTCCAGGCCCGGCTGGAGGAGGTCGAGCGTCTGCGCGGCATCGCCGAGGCCCAGCGGCAACGCCTCGAACAGCAGGCCCGGCAACTGGAGGAGGCCCTGAACCTCCAGAAGACCTTCCTGGCCGAAACCAGCCACGAACTCCGCACGCCGCTGACCGCCCTGCTGGGCTACCTGCGCCGCGCCGAGCGCGAGGTGGGCGGTTCCCAGACCCTTCAGGACGCGCAGCGCGTCGCGGAGAACATGACCCGGCTGGTCAACGACCTGCTGCAACTCTCGCGCGGCGAACTGGTGCAGGGGATCGAGATGCACTTCGTGAACCTGGGCAATATCGTGCGCCAGGTGGGGCGCGACTACGGCGTCAAGGCCACCGCCCCCAACGCCGAGATCATCGGCGACCCGGGGCGACTGACCCAGGTGTTCGTGAATCTGGTCAGCAACGCCATCCGGGTCTGCGGCAGCCCCGACCTCGTGAGCCTGGAAGTGTCCCAGGCGGGGGGACAGGCCTGCGCGGCCGTGATCGACCACGGCCCCGGCATCCCCGACCACATCAAGCCGCGCATCTTCGACAAGTTCTACCGGGGCAAGGAAGCCGGGTCCACCGGACTGGGCCTGACCATCGCCCAGCAGGTCGTCCACTCGCACGGCGGCACCATCGAGGTGCTCGACACGCCCGGCGGCGGCGCGACCTTCCACGTCTGCTTCCCCACCCCCGACGAGGACGAGGACGATCTGGAGGTGGGTGCGGACCTGCACGGAGTCACCGCCGAAGACCGGACCCCCTGAGCCGCGCTACGCTGCCCCTATGACTGTGCCTCACAAGAAGACCCTGAACGTGACCTGGCTGGGTGAGCAACGCTACGTCGGCGTCAGCGGGAGCGGCCACCAGATCCTGATCGACAACAGCCCCGTGAAGGTCGGCGTCTCCCCAATGGAGGCGCTGCTGGCCGCACTCGCCACCTGCACCGCCTACGACGTGGTCGAGATCATGAAAAAGCGCCGCACGCCCCTCACGGCCTACCGCATCGAGGTGGAGGGCGAGCGCGCGGACACCGACCCCAAGCGGTACACCACCATCACCGTGCGCCACATCGCCAGCGGCGAGGGCCTGACCGGGGAGGCGCTGAGCAAGGCCGCCCACCTCAGCCACGAGAAATACTGCTCGGTGGCGGCCAGCCTGAACAGCGAGATCGTGTTGGAGACGCGGGTGGAGTAGGGCTTGTGGCGTGTGGCCCGTAGCTTGTGGAAGCTGATGCTTTCGCTTGAGGCTTCTGCTCGTCTACAGGCGACAAGCCACGAGCTACAAGCCTGTCTCCCCCCACACCGCCACGCCCGCCCCCCGCAGCAGCCGGATCACCAGCGCCAGCGGAAAGCCCACCACGTTGGAGTAATCGCCGTCGATACGGGCGACCAGCGCCATGCCGACGCCCTGGATGCCGTAGCCGCCCGCCTTGTCCAGTCCCTCGCCGGTATG
The window above is part of the Deinococcus metallilatus genome. Proteins encoded here:
- the aroE gene encoding shikimate dehydrogenase: MNDGQTSSRSSASSLLRAFLYADPAAHSLSPAMHRAAFAWAGLRGDYEARRVPPAELPAALAQLREPGVLGANLSLPHKEAALAYLDDLSAAARAIGAVNTVVNREGRLFGDNTDAPGLFDALLDLGAGRTGDREMEGPVVVLGAGGAARAAVYTALILLERDVFIVNRTRARAEELAAFWQNGDAEGQAWAADLSEIPWSKVRLIVNASSAGLSNPAETPLPGFDFAALAPGALFYDMVYKPRETRLMRDARAAGVRAENGLGMLAHQARLAFLAWTGADVPVGVFLGALEERC
- a CDS encoding PAS domain S-box protein encodes the protein MRSLPRHRRIPLAVLVLVLALSVGAALLLNRFVVAQQNARFDREVNAATSSLRNRLNDYENLLRGVRAFWNVRGDPGQAAFGAYVANLDLNRRYPGVLAVGFVRWGPGGQPSAVIDRIAPLDAVNRAALGFDMMSEPCRREGILRARASQSAQISCQVSLVQRGPDGQRLPGMLLFLPVREGGVVYLALRTDQFLSSLTPPDAMPGVTLRTLLNGQALGRSGPAAEPASQATFSERTRLDAAGAAWGLEFSAPASFGRDVVTDVPIVVLMAGLLVAGLAFLLTQAQVQARERAEEATRILGQSRARLERSRAEFEAIFHAILDAAAFTDPAGRVQRVNRALEQQFGYAPGELEGQELGRLHLDRRLEGRATFDLITTPYRRADGSVFSGEAQRSEVVGPHGEVLGLLEVVRDVTDRLEAERAVQAGERRSRAVLDAIPHMLWVSDPQGEVTYVNAQHRERLGGEQVRERVHPEDRATYERLWADAYATGARTQCEVRLLVGQGDSARWFVLRVAPIRDEQASVAEWVASATDIHDRVVAERLAQRSEERYRGVLEGLPQIVWLTDPQGHPTYFNRRWEEYVGVDRADSGFLSLVHPEDRPEYQARWAAAVKVQRPFEAEHRLLGEDGRYRTFVTRGLPVRAVQGQVLEWVGTSTDVDDQVYAEAAARLLADVSEQLSARADDPLASREAHAQAALDLITQRLAESAGLWGTPPGLALLATSRLDLQRVSSAARETTRQALEQVVRSEDPLFAHAAAYPLLHEVNATGAVLYPLIGRDGAMRGVLGLTYRQAPTDRDHDLAHELAKRFATALDNDALRIQAEAAQADLQALNQSLEERVQQRTLELQDANRELEAFSYSVSHDLRTPLRHIVGFGDLLRKDASGQLSAKGERYLAVITDAAGRMSQLIDDLLEFSRMGRQELRRGPVDLGALLREVWQNLEPDRAGRDVTAQIGPLPTVQGDPALLTLVFTNLLSNAIKYTRTREQAHIEVTARESAQEVTVTVRDNGVGFDPKYTDKLFGVFQRLHRAEEFEGTGIGLANVRRIVTRHGGRVRAEGVPGEGAAFHVTLPRTLLLDGGSP
- a CDS encoding hybrid sensor histidine kinase/response regulator — protein: MTAPGPTDHALPEAGQPLRILHLEDNELDHELVALSLDGDLPWPVEIERVEDEDAFLHALDTHRPHLVLSDYALPSYDGLSAFRAAHARAPHLPFIIVTGAMGEEVAVDTLRQGVTDYILKQRLERLAPSVKRAIAEADARDRRERAEQEVRQLNLSLQARLEEVERLRGIAEAQRQRLEQQARQLEEALNLQKTFLAETSHELRTPLTALLGYLRRAEREVGGSQTLQDAQRVAENMTRLVNDLLQLSRGELVQGIEMHFVNLGNIVRQVGRDYGVKATAPNAEIIGDPGRLTQVFVNLVSNAIRVCGSPDLVSLEVSQAGGQACAAVIDHGPGIPDHIKPRIFDKFYRGKEAGSTGLGLTIAQQVVHSHGGTIEVLDTPGGGATFHVCFPTPDEDEDDLEVGADLHGVTAEDRTP
- a CDS encoding OsmC family protein translates to MTVPHKKTLNVTWLGEQRYVGVSGSGHQILIDNSPVKVGVSPMEALLAALATCTAYDVVEIMKKRRTPLTAYRIEVEGERADTDPKRYTTITVRHIASGEGLTGEALSKAAHLSHEKYCSVAASLNSEIVLETRVE